One Coccinella septempunctata chromosome X, icCocSept1.1, whole genome shotgun sequence genomic window carries:
- the LOC123322229 gene encoding DNA-directed RNA polymerases I, II, and III subunit RPABC4-like: protein MSEPSTSKESTALKTPMVYICGECHHENEIRPRDPIRCRECGYRIMYKKRTKRLVVFDAR from the coding sequence atgtcGGAACCTTCGACATCCAAAGAATCTACAGCTTTGAAAACTCCTATGGTATACATTTGTGGTGAATGCCATCATGAGAACGAAATTAGACCTAGAGATCCTATACGATGTAGAGAGTGTGGTTACAGGATAATGTACAAGAAAAGAACCAAGAGATTGGTTGTTTTTGATGCAAGATAA
- the LOC123322224 gene encoding carboxylesterase 5A-like: protein MAFETENSRLRVFYGIPYAAPPVGSLRFAPPIMHQGWNGTYQAFNTKPRCPQLPPRDNQNEDCLYLDMWMPEVNSSYQRPVVMFFGGVDFARDSKLTFSGQDLAAKGMIVVRVSYRLNIFGFFSLETQEFRGNIGLLDQYYALLWVRENIVHFGGDNMNITLFGHYSGATSIAFHMISPRTKGLFQKAVLFSGSAVAPWIVDNNTVKVSRQIVRILKCESNIMKCLRSKSVEQLLQALQLYTESVNRTDILLPISDSFLPVDDRYLPLSATDSFRDGLYSQIPTLIGVASVVNYPEIDQWINLLSQGYFYLQRYVRNVKIPEILQLYGVNENMRELIINLIEWQYSLFMDLDGRFLINQLKKLEFEAKIEAPVFQQIVYMAQNSESPTYAYSIQDDDFVLDIQDKSITVDMALFLGPNIMRQITKKRFSTKESALSEMIQVYIANFAKFGHPTPTGKKPWRKYVLHDPYVRDIEISQVDTGRIQQKRILFWNDLLGKFYLSKYNINQSIISVELSNTGPATGIKNVILCGLLVFLLLLLVVCIILLRRKSRMMRSHSSWTVG from the exons ATGGCCTTCGAAACGGAAAATTCGCGTCTCAGAGTTTTTTATGGCATCCCTTATGCTGCTCCTCCTGTAGGATCTCTTAGATTCGCACCTCCCATTATGCATCAAGGATGGAATGGTACCTACCAAGCGTTCAATACAAAACCGAGATGCCCCCAGCTACCACCAAGAGATAACCAGAATGAAGATTGTTTATACTTAGATATGTGGATGCCAGAG GTGAATTCTTCTTATCAAAGGCCTGTGGTTATGTTTTTTGGAGGGGTTGATTTTGCACGGGACAGTAAATTAACTTTTAGCGGTCAAGACTTAGCTGCTAAGGGAATGATTGTTGTAAGGGTGTCCTACAGACTTAATATATTCGGGTTTTTTTCGCTGGAGACTCAAGAATTTAGGGGAAATATTGGACTTTTAGATCAATATTATGCTTTACTCTGGGTGAGGGAGAATATTGTTCACTTTGGAGGTgacaacatgaatataactctgtttgGTCACTACTCTGGTGCTACTAGTATTGCCTTCCATATGATCTCCCCTCGTACAAAAG GGTTATTCCAAAAAGCTGTACTCTTTTCTGGCAGTGCAGTTGCACCATGGATTGTAGATAACAATACTGTAAAAGTTTCAAGGCAGATAGTACGAATTTTGAAATGTGAATCAAATATTATGAAGTGCTTGAGATCAAAAAGTGTCGAGCAGCTTTTGCAAGCTCTGCAGTTGTACACTGAG TCAGTTAATAGAACAGATATATTGTTACCTATAAGTGATTCGTTCTTACCAGTGGATGACAGATATTTACCACTTTCAGCTACTGATAGTTTTCGAGATGGTTTATACTCGCAAATACCTACTTTGATTGGTGTAGCATCAGTAGTGAATTATCCAGAAATTG ATCAATGGATAAATTTGCTTAGTCAGGGATATTTTTATCTTCAGAGATACGTAAGGAATGTGAAAATTCCAGAAATATTACAACtttacggagtgaacgaaaatATGAGAGAGCTCATTATCAATTTGATTGAATGgcaatattcattatttatggATCTAGACGGAAGATTTTTAATCAATCAGTTGAAAAAACTCGAATTTGAAGCTAAAATCGAAGCACCAGTATTTCAACAAATTGTTTATATGGCTCAGAATTCTGAATCTCCAACTTATGCTTACTCCATACAAGATGATGATTTTGTTCTGGATATCCAGG ACAAATCTATCACAGTCGATATGGCTCTATTTCTAGGACCAAATATTATGAGACAAATCACTAAAAAACGTTTCAGTACTAAAGAATCAGCTTTGAGTGAGATGATCCAAGTATATATAGCAAATTTTGCGAAATTTGG TCATCCTACACCTACTGGAAAGAAACCTTGGAGAAAGTATGTTCTCCATGATCCTTATGTGAGAGATATTGAAATCTCCCAAGTAGATACAGGCAGAATTCAACAAAAAAGGATTTTATTTTGGAATGATCTACtcggaaagttttatttgagtAAATACAATATCAATCAGTCAattatttcagttgaattaaGCAATACAG GACCTGCCACTGGAATCAAAAATGTTATCTTGTGTGGTCTACTGGTATTTCTCCTGCTATTACTTGTTGTATGCATAATTTTGTTGAGAAGAAAATCAAGAATGATGAGGAGCCACTCTTCATGGACAGTTGGTTAA